The genomic stretch GAAGTAGATTCATTTGCAGCCTTCCAATTTTCCAGAAATACAAGAGCCCTTTGAAGAGTTATGTTCAGATCAAAAGTGAGTCCCTTCCAAACACTGTCATTTTTTAAATCGAAACTAATATAAGTAAACAGTTAAATGATAAAATTGACTATTTTACACATTTGGAAGTTAGATTTACAACACAGTAAATCAATTAAGGAccaattaactaaaattaaaaataaattactgaaCTGTATAATAGCtaacaattaagaaaaaaaaattattatcctATTTTCAATGTAAATAAGTGATCTTGGCCACCAATTAGAGTGATCGAGTGTAAGTTGTTCTTTGGTTGGATGCAGAGTTCTATTAGAGCAACCTCAatagttatgttttttttttcccaagtTTTTTGTGTGTCTCAACATCtacctcatcatccactatctcaaTTCTCACTAAATCTCAAAAACATTTTCTtcattagttttaaattttttcttaattttttgtggACCCAACATTTTACtccactatattttaattaaataaaataaacatacttacatttaattgaaatgataattataaaattaaaattaaactactaattgtttaaatattaaaaattaagcTACAATctcgttaaaaaaaaattaaagtgcataaaaaataaatacaaatgatGTATATGTGACAATGCAAATATATAGgctaactttattattattatcaaaaaaaaaaaaagagttacaGGCAACAACTGGGTTTAATTTATAGTGGCGACCAGTTGGCTGTCACTATGAACACATACGCCtaacaaattttgattttacaAGAGAAAAAATTCCTAAAAAACTCATGTCTCCATTTGTCCAAAAATCATGAACCAATTTTTTAGATCTGTAAAAACTCATGAAAAACACTAATGGGATTACTCATAGTCCATATGTTGTATTATTGTGCTCATGAAAAACTTCATAGTTTGGGTCTTAGATTCTTACTCGTGACCTGAAAACGATGAACAGATTGCGTACTACAAAAATGGGCCTTTCCCTATTCTCTATTGGCCCACTTTAGACGGTCTATTGGGCTTTGTTCAGTGGCGTCAGCAATTAAGGAATACATTTTTTTACATGGATAAAGctaagtatataaaaataataattataaaaaaatcaaatacacaaaaataatatggCATATTAATAAAAACTACACCAATTGATTAATTATCACTTAAATAGATTTAAtctatttttgtataataaaaccaatatatataaaaaatctcgttaagatattttaaataatgcatatgttgatatattttttaaatatatatatattttaaaacaattaaactCACTGACCTGTTGGTGACCTTTAATTGCAGGTCAATTAGGTTTCCGACAATCTTTCGGTCAAAATCTACCATCAATGACGGTACGGTCGTCGCCGGTGCGTTCGGCAAGGGAAGAAGTCCTCCAGCGACGGATATATGCCACATCGCCCATTTTTACTTCTCTACTCCGCCCGCCTATATTACCAAATGTCATTGCCTTTGTTCAGGCCTTCTCCACCCTACATTACacgaaaaatattaaatttatctATTAAATATCacatcaaaaaaatattttttagcatATTCTCacactaaatattattaatcttcaatccaattatatcaaaacatcaaatttctacactaaaataatttaatttttaattattaattcaaatttaattagtttaatataaaCTGTAAATTTGACAAGTGAGAATGGACtaagaaattatttattttattttattttttaaaattgtgttgTATTTTCTAATATCAATATAATGTCTTAGGTAACtatgcattttaaattttattatgttcTAGTTATGTTTGAGgtatttaaaactttaattaatatatattcaacattAATGTTGTTTCAATATTCTGAATGAGAATTATGAGAtcattgtataatgtatatttaataatataaactttaactagaagtatttaacaaaatagaacatacatataaaagaaataaagtattCATTTAGAATTATAAAAAGAACTTAAGCAAAATGTTGATTTTCATCCCCATCTCATATTTGCGTTGGATGAACGCTAAATAATTTCATGTTTCGCGGAAATGTGCAACCGCACATTCTAGAATCTAATAAATTTGCCGACTTGGCTTTGCACATTCGAGAATCTCATTTTTGGATTGTGGATTGGCGTTCATTTTTGGAGTTGCTCTCTGTCTCATCCCAATCCCATGGCTGCAAAGGCGGCGGTGTTTCTTCTCCCGATCCTTCTTCTCTCACCATTTATATTGGGGGAGGCTATAACTAAGATTCCGTACGGTGATGGAGAAGGAGGAGGTCAGCTGAGCTTGGCTGACGTCGAACTACATCCAACCTTCCAGCACGGTACGTATGAAAAGGCTAATGCTGCCCATGAAATCAGCCTAAGACGGAGCTTGCCCGACGCCCAACAACGTCCAACCTTCCACGGGTCTCTGTGCACGGTACGTACGTTCTCGCATCAATCCAAAATATTAGACAGCTCCAAAAcgaacgatgtcgttttgggctgttatatatattgtttttattttttacttttatctcATTTGACCTGCTCCCCAAAATCGCAAATCGTCGTTTGGTCTGCGCCTCTGTCTCGCGCCCGCGCCCGCGCCCTCGCAACCAGACTTGCTCTGCCGGTACAGACACCAGTCGACGGCTTGGCGGCACCTCTGCCTCGCTAGTTGCCACCGTCTTCAGCCCTCATCGCCTCACTACAGGTTCTTATTTCGTAgtctcattttcattttcaatttcaataattttaattttttaattttaataatttgctCAATTGTTAGCTTAATTTTGAGATTTGAAATCGTTTTGTgctaatttttctaattttttgtttgtctaaattttcttaatttccctaattttattttttcctaattttgttTTTGCCCTAATTGACTATGATAGATGAGAGTTGGTTTCTGTAGTGCacttgtgttttttgttttgtttcctaATTTCCTAATTTTGATGTTAGTTGCGTGCCCACTTGTTTTGGGCTAGTCCCATAATTAGTTCAAGGAGATGCCTGTTTTGACTTGCTTTATGCGTGTAATTTGATTATGTTTGCAAATGTGTTTACTAATAGTAAGAAggtatatttcaaaaaaaatagtaaGAAGGTATAgagtataaaataatatgttgACAAACTTTGTTCTTGACTTCTTCCTTACTCGTAATAATATCTTACCTTGATGTTATTTGTTTAACTGGATGAAAATTGTTACTTCTCGCTTGGCATGGTATTTCTTTTGTGGAGATTAAGCTCCAGTATTTATCGCCTCATATTTTCTTTATCTCAATTTTACTGCTAGTTCGCTAAATGCTAATTAAATTCGatagaaaatgagaaaattatCATTTTGTCTTTGTAGGGCTTTTGTTTGATTCCTCGTTCCTTGAATAATTTTACCTTTGCTTCTTTGCCCCCACTCAAAGGAAATTATGAATCTGCCCCGGACATAGATCGATCTCTTCCTGCATTAGACTACGTATATGTTTTCTGCTCCCAATGCGCCGGGATACTCGATTAATGTGCAGTACTGTGTGGTTTTTTTTCAGCTAAAGAAGAGCACCAACTGATGCATCCTGTAGACCCCTGCAGCACCCAAATTCAACAAACTTCTTCCGATACTATTGCTGCTTCCATCTCTGATTCTGGCGTGCCGCCGGTGGTGTATGAAAGCCCTTCCGCCGTGCCCGTGGAGAAGCAGCCGAATCGTCGCCTGCTAAATGAGGCAGTCATACCGACTTCCCCCCCTGCATCCGGGGATGAAGCGGATAAAGCTGCCCCCTCAATTAGCCCATCCATCAGCCCCTCAATTAGCCCCTCCATCAGCCCCTCAATCAGCCTATGCCCAAATTATttttaccttcttttttttcttttatttctagTCTAAGAAGCCAATGATTTAACTTATCTCACATGTGGAATGGGTGGGCTTGAGTTTCAGTGAAGGGATACTGCAATGTTTTTTTGGTGAGAGAAgggatactgcattgtaatttGATTTCAACACTGTCTTACCTATAATTGTAATTCACCCTTATATCAGTGaattacaatcatttttatttagagcaaattttactcccaattaggaagttattattattattattttttaatatgtgGGTCTAATACAAATATCTATGCCAAGATTTTGTGTGTGGAGTAAAAGTTGAGAGAAAAATGGAGGTAGTATTTTCCTTTTACTGGCTAGGTTTTTTGAAAGTGAAtctatatttgaatttttatactCTTATTTTCATAGGTTGTATCAATTACTATATATTACGGAGCTGTATGATTATCATTTTTCTAGTCCCAAAAAATATATCTAAAATCTTGTTCCAAAACAAAGAAATTGATTGATGTTTGTTTAATTATAAGGCTATCACTTCAACCAATCAATTTTGGACTTGCTAAATGATGTGACCATGAgatgatttttaaatttattctttaACTTTGCTATgggcttgtttttttttttttttttgctaaactGCAAAAGGTTGCCGCATGGTAGTCtcttgtgtattttttatttttattttgttattagttacgtagtacggagtattatattaataatataatataatatgaaagaataatataatataatatgaaagtgaGAGAGTCTGGTAAGATTGTAGATAAAATAGTGATAGAATTGTAAATTTGATAATGTGAAAGTGGGGAAAAATAGCTTAAGATAGATTTTGGtcctttttaaaaagaatttggAATAAGCgatataataatgataataataaataattgaagaatGTTTGAGTAGGTGGGAccatatttcatatattataccCCGTAACTCATTACGGCCTTGTCTTTATTTTAATCCCCACCAACTGTTTAACAACTAACAAGTAAATTACATATGCAAtccagataaattttttttattatatatttagataatactgtaggtatttattttattgattaaaacGAAATTATGGCCATTATGAGCAGGCCTTTTGAGTGtagctagaaaaaaaaaactcagaaataatgtacttttagtacttaaataatgtatattttctgaatataatatatatttttaatatatatttttgaaagtatacatttttaatatactataaatatattatttatatactaaatgtatattatttagtaGTACGGTCCACACAGTTGTCTGGACTATAGTCCACgcaataattgattatttggaaATTTGTGTCTTAGACTCGTGACATGAAAACGACGAAATAGATTGCTTAGTAACATATATGGGCTGATCCCAATCTCTAATGGGCTGCTCTGTACGCTCTGTTGTAGCCCCAGAAAATAaggaatacatttttttttcttctcattgttcagttgttatgccataaATTCGGGTCTACTATGCAAGGTAGACTCGAGTTCAtgttcaaaatttcataacttcatgttcataattttataacttcatgctcacaatttcataattccatgttcacagtttcataattccatgttcacagtttcataatttcatgttcacagtttcataattcatgttcacaatttcatagttcgatgttcacaatttcataactctatgttcacaattttataactttatgttcacaatttcataactctatgttcaacagtatcgaaactctatgttcaacagtataacacaatttttgaatctatataacaaaattgtgaatatagagttaaaaaattgtgtatattgagtcatgtaattttgtatattgagatctaaaattatgaacatagaattctaaatttgtgaccataaagttctaaatttgtgaacatagacacggtccaccttgcaaggtggatttagatccatagcataatttgccctcatcgttctttgtttactttcttgATCAGTTAAAAGCAAAGAAAATAGAAGTCTGGCATTCTTTACTGTTAACTATCGTTCACATTAAAGTCTAACATAATTGTTCATGAGTTCATGTTAACTATACTAAATCCTCGCATTAATAGGGTTTAAAATCAAACTGAATATTTACTTTGTatgtacaaaatttttaaatttaaaatttagattaAAGATAGGGCTACAGTATCGATCAACATTCAACATCAcgtctctcttttt from Ipomoea triloba cultivar NCNSP0323 chromosome 12, ASM357664v1 encodes the following:
- the LOC115999177 gene encoding uncharacterized protein LOC115999177 is translated as MAAKAAVFLLPILLLSPFILGEAITKIPYGDGEGGGQLSLADVELHPTFQHGTYEKANAAHEISLRRSLPDAQQRPTFHGSLCTTCSAGTDTSRRLGGTSASLVATVFSPHRLTTAKEEHQLMHPVDPCSTQIQQTSSDTIAASISDSGVPPVVYESPSAVPVEKQPNRRLLNEAVIPTSPPASGDEADKAAPSISPSISPSISPSISPSISLCPNYFYLLFFLLFLV